In Ruminococcaceae bacterium BL-4, one DNA window encodes the following:
- a CDS encoding PseudoU_synth_2 domain-containing protein: MRKLQFFVPENYDGVTVKGFLRGYCQISARMLAKLKRVSKGITADGKLMIATDHLKVGQRVILQLPEDEPYQLLPKDVPAPKVLWEDHDFLAVDKPAGQILYRRPGHEERDTLMASVCTYLGKNGEPSAFRPLYRLDKDTTGIVLLAKNAYAASAAIGKIHKVYYAVCEGVLSGCGTVNAPIGLMPGHSLQRMVREDGASAITHWKEIGSGKNQTLIACSIETGRTHQIRVHMAYLGHPLCGDDFYGGRKDLIFRQALHCGYLKFIHPITKSVVKISAPFPKDFCALLSVCNINCTKAVREMDPEILF; the protein is encoded by the coding sequence ATGCGAAAATTGCAATTTTTTGTTCCGGAAAATTATGATGGGGTTACAGTAAAAGGTTTCTTAAGAGGTTATTGCCAAATATCGGCTCGTATGCTTGCAAAATTAAAAAGGGTTTCAAAAGGGATTACAGCCGATGGAAAATTAATGATTGCAACGGACCATCTAAAAGTAGGGCAAAGAGTGATCTTGCAGCTTCCTGAAGATGAACCGTACCAGTTGCTTCCCAAAGATGTTCCTGCGCCAAAAGTTTTATGGGAGGATCATGATTTCCTTGCGGTTGATAAACCGGCAGGGCAGATCCTTTATCGGCGTCCCGGACATGAGGAACGCGATACACTGATGGCTTCTGTCTGCACATATCTAGGAAAAAATGGAGAGCCTTCTGCTTTTCGGCCACTGTATCGATTGGATAAAGATACGACCGGAATTGTTCTTCTTGCAAAAAATGCATATGCGGCGTCTGCTGCGATCGGCAAAATTCATAAGGTTTATTATGCAGTTTGTGAAGGGGTTTTATCCGGTTGTGGAACAGTCAATGCACCGATTGGACTGATGCCTGGACATTCTTTACAGAGGATGGTTCGAGAAGACGGCGCTTCTGCGATTACTCATTGGAAAGAGATAGGATCGGGCAAAAATCAGACGCTGATTGCCTGTTCTATTGAGACCGGCAGAACGCATCAGATACGAGTGCATATGGCTTATTTGGGGCATCCGCTTTGCGGAGACGATTTTTACGGAGGCAGAAAAGACTTGATTTTTCGTCAGGCCCTTCATTGCGGATATTTAAAATTTATTCATCCGATTACCAAATCTGTTGTTAAAATTTCGGCACCATTTCCAAAAGATTTTTGC
- the ilvK gene encoding branched-chain amino acid aminotransferase (Evidence 2a : Function from experimental evidences in other organisms; PubMedId : 12670965, 17611193, 22938038; Product type e : enzyme) — MQEIRVELTKNPKQKPAPGAPLPFGTIFSDHMFLMDYDKGKGWHDARIVPFGNLDMSPAAMCLHYGQSVFEGMKAYRAVDGRILLFRPDRNMARMNSSNDRLCIPQIDEKFAEKAIEKLVSVDKDWIPTSEGASLYIRPFIIGMDPHIGVHPADHLLFIVITCPVGNYYPEGLNPVKIYVEKNYVRAVRGGMGYTKTAGNYAASLKAQDEAEKQDYTQVLWLDGVERKYIEEVGTMNVFFKINGEVVTPELQGSILPGVTRMSVIEILKKWGVPVVERRLSIQELADAAKDGKLEEAFGSGTAAVISPIGHLKWGDDIMVINDGKIGELSQKLYDTLTGIQWGKIPDPFGWTVEVK; from the coding sequence AATCAGGGTAGAATTGACAAAAAATCCGAAGCAAAAGCCAGCGCCGGGAGCGCCGCTTCCCTTCGGCACGATTTTCTCTGATCATATGTTCCTGATGGACTATGATAAAGGAAAAGGATGGCATGACGCCAGAATCGTACCGTTTGGTAATCTTGACATGTCTCCGGCAGCAATGTGTCTGCATTACGGACAGTCTGTTTTTGAAGGAATGAAGGCTTATCGTGCGGTAGATGGCCGAATTCTTTTGTTCCGTCCGGATAGAAACATGGCACGTATGAACAGCTCAAATGATCGTCTTTGCATTCCTCAGATCGATGAGAAATTTGCAGAAAAGGCGATTGAGAAACTGGTTTCGGTAGATAAAGATTGGATTCCAACAAGCGAGGGCGCTTCTCTTTATATTCGTCCGTTCATCATTGGTATGGATCCTCATATCGGTGTTCATCCTGCGGATCATCTGCTCTTTATTGTAATTACCTGCCCGGTCGGAAACTACTATCCGGAAGGCCTTAACCCGGTTAAAATTTATGTTGAGAAGAATTATGTTCGTGCAGTTCGCGGCGGCATGGGCTATACTAAGACAGCCGGTAACTATGCAGCTTCTTTGAAGGCGCAGGACGAGGCAGAAAAGCAGGATTATACACAGGTTCTTTGGCTCGATGGCGTCGAGCGTAAATACATCGAAGAAGTCGGTACGATGAACGTCTTCTTTAAGATTAACGGAGAAGTCGTTACTCCGGAATTACAGGGTTCTATTCTGCCTGGAGTTACTCGTATGAGTGTCATTGAGATCCTGAAAAAATGGGGAGTACCAGTTGTTGAGCGCCGTCTTTCCATTCAGGAATTGGCTGATGCTGCAAAGGATGGCAAGCTGGAAGAAGCTTTTGGCAGTGGCACTGCAGCAGTTATTTCTCCAATTGGTCATCTTAAATGGGGCGATGACATCATGGTTATCAACGATGGTAAAATTGGTGAACTGAGCCAGAAACTTTATGATACCCTGACCGGTATCCAGTGGGGCAAAATCCCGGATCCGTTTGGTTGGACAGTTGAAGTTAAATAA